The following proteins are encoded in a genomic region of Sebastes fasciatus isolate fSebFas1 chromosome 14, fSebFas1.pri, whole genome shotgun sequence:
- the tbr1b gene encoding T-box brain protein 1b, which yields MQVENCISSDLSKKFMNVGSGFPSSELSLQDHPIIISASDNLERSSPLKKNSREMTNQSEADNFPDSKDASGDVQRGKLSPDGLHGVSDIRHHFDGSAGERCIFSPSPSPHQPQSVSAAAATSAMFPYPTQHGPAHPAFSIGSPSRYMAHHHPVITNGAYNSLLTNTSPQGYPTAGYPYAQQYHGHTYQGGAFYQFSTAQAGLVPGKAQVYLCNRALWLKFHRHQTEMIITKQGRRMFPFLSFNISGLDPTAHYNIFVDVILADPNHWRFQGGKWVPCGKADTNVIGNRVYMHPDSPNTGAHWMRQEISFGKLKLTNNKGASNNTGQMVVLQSLHKYQPRLHVVEVNEDGTEDTSQTGRVQTFTFTETQFIAVTAYQNTDITQLKIDHNPFAKGFRDNYDTVYTGCDIDRLTPSPGDSPRSQIVPGARYAMPSAFLQDQFVSTYAKSRFHPGVVNPGGPGTERISSVPLGNSLPCDEPNTVVATPPQRWFVTPSNNRLDFAASAYDAADFAGNAATLLSYAAAGVKALPLPTAGCSNRPLGYYADASGCWGGGRTPPQYNKSSSVFSCWPNSISGRAGTNYLVTEEGDSSIPTERSPITGSEEAKPKDMTSSESSSWLIETPSSIKSIDSSDSGIFEQQAKRRRVSPSATPVVSVSETVSPLKSELLAPRECEKNCTKDIGYYSFYPHS from the exons ATGCAGGTCGAGAATTGCATCTCGAGTGATCTCTCCAAGAAATTTATGAATGTGGGCAGTGGCTTTCCGAGCTCAGAGCTTTCGTTGCAGGACCATCCTATTATTATATCCGCAAGTGACAACCTGGAGAGAAGTTCACCCCTGAAAAAAAACTCTAGGGAGATGACGAATCAGTCAGAGGCAGACAATTTCCCCGACTCCAAGGACGCATCAGGGGACGTCCAGAGGGGCAAACTCTCTCCTGATGGTCTTCACGGAGTCTCTGACATCCGTCATCATTTCGATGGATCTGCAGGAGAAAGGTGCATCttttctccatctccatctccccaTCAGCCACAGTcagtctcagctgcagcagcgaCCAGTGCCATGTTCCCATACCCGACCCAGCATGGACCAGCGCACCCAGCTTTTTCTATTGGGAGTCCGAGTCGCTACATGGCCCATCATCACCCGGTTATAACTAACGGAGCTTACAACAGCCTGCTGACCAACACGTCTCCTCAAGGCTACCCGACTGCGGGCTATCCTTACGCGCAGCAGTATCATGGACACACGTACCAAGGAGGCGCTTTTTACCAGTTCTCCACAGCGCAGGCAGGACTGGTGCCGGGCAAAGCGCAGGTGTATCTGTGCAACAGGGCCCTGTGGCTCAAGTTCCACAGACACCAAACTGAGATGATCATCACCAAGCAAGGACG ACGAATGTTCCCATTTTTAAGCTTCAACATTTCTGGCCTCGACCCAACTGCTCACTACAATATATTTGTGGATGTAATACTCGCTGATCCAAATCACTGGCGATTTCAAGGAGGCAAGTGGGTGCCATGTGGAAAAGCAGACACAAATGTAATAG GAAACAGGGTTTATATGCACCCGGACTCACCGAATACCGGAGCGCACTGGATGCGTCAAGAAATATCATTTGGAAAGCTAAAGCTCACAAACAACAAAGGTGCCTCCAACAACACTGGGCAG ATGGTGGTTCTCCAGTCTCTCCACAAGTACCAGCCCAGGCTCCATGTGGTGGAAGTGAACGAGGATGGGACAGAAGACACCAGCCAAACGGGACGAGTCCAGACTTTCACCTTCACAGAGACGCAATTCATCGCAGTCACAGCTTACCAGAACACCGAT attaCGCAACTGAAAATCGACCACAATCCGTTTGCTAAAGGATTTCGGGACAACTATGACAc TGTCTACACAGGCTGCGACATCGACCGCCTAACTCCATCACCGGGTGACTCTCCTCGTTCACAGATCGTGCCCGGTGCTAGATACGCCATGCCTAGCGCGTTCCTGCAGGACCAATTCGTCAGCACTTATGCCAAATCTCGCTTCCACCCTGGCGTGGTGAATCCTGGCGGTCCTGGCACGGAGCGCATCAGCAGCGTCCCACTCGGCAACAGCTTGCCTTGCGACGAGCCCAACACGGTGGTTGCCACCCCCCCGCAGCGATGGTTTGTCACCCCTAGCAACAACCGACTGGACTTTGCAGCCTCGGCATACGACGCGGCTGATTTCGCCGGTAACGCGGCCACCTTGCTGTCCTACGCGGCGGCCGGAGTGAAGGCTCTTCCGCTGCCGACTGCAGGCTGCTCCAACCGGCCTCTTGGCTATTACGCAGACGCGTCCGGCTGCTGGGGCGGAGGACGCACGCCGCCGCAGTACAACAAGTCAAGCTCGGTTTTTTCATGCTGGCCTAACTCTATCAGTGGCCGAGCAGGTACCAACTACCTGGTAACGGAGGAGGGAGACTCCTCCATCCCTACCGAGAGGTCACCGATCACCGGCTCCGAGGAGGCCAAACCCAAAGACATGACGTCATCTGAGTCGTCGAGCTGGTTAATAGAGACGCCGTCCTCCATCAAGTCCATCGACTCGAGCGACTCTGGGATCTTCGAGCAGCAGGCCAAGAGGAGGAGAGTCTCACCTTCTGCCACGCCGGTTGTTTCCGTTTCTGAGACTGTGTCCCCGTTAAAGTCTGAGCTGCTGGCACCGAGAGAGTGCGAGAAAAACTGCACCAAGGACATTGGTTACTACAGCTTCTATCCTCACAGTTAA